The following proteins are co-located in the Camelina sativa cultivar DH55 chromosome 12, Cs, whole genome shotgun sequence genome:
- the LOC104731993 gene encoding probable glucan endo-1,3-beta-glucosidase At4g16260: MSQMTPLFLLIALFTTILTPTCGEPVGVCYGMMGNNLPSKPDTIALFREKNIRRVRLYDPNQAALNALKNTGIEVIVGVPNSDLRSLTNPSSAKSWVQNNVLNFYPAVSFKYIAVGNEVSPGNGGDLVLPAMRNVYDALRGANLQDRIKVSTAVDMTLIGNSFPPSSGEFRGDVRWYTDPVIGFLTSTNSALLANIYPYFSYVDNPRDISLSYALFTSPSVVVWDGSRGYQNLFDALLDVVYSAVERSGGGSLPVVVSESGWPSNGGNAASFDNARAYYTNLAARVRENRGTPKRPGRGVETYLFAMFDENQKSPEIEKNFGLFFPNKQPKFPITFSAVTAGTAVE; encoded by the exons GTGGAGAACCAGTAGGTGTATGCTATGGAATGATGGGGAACAACCTACCTTCAAAACCAGACACAATCGCTCTcttcagagaaaaaaacatcagaCGTGTTAGACTTTACGACCCAAACCAAGCCGCTTTAAACGCTCTTAAAAACACCGGCATCGAAGTCATCGTCGGCGTTCCAAACTCCGATCTCCGTTCACTCACTAACCCTTCTTCCGCTAAGTCGTGGGTCCAAAACAACGTGCTTAACTTTTACCCCGCCGTTAGCTTCAAGTACATCGCGGTCGGTAACGAGGTCTCTCCCGGGAACGGCGGAGATCTTGTGCTCCCTGCCATGCGTAACGTTTACGATGCTCTAAGAGGTGCGAATCTTCAAGATCGTATTAAAGTTTCAACGGCCGTTGATATGACCTTGATTGGaaactcttttcctccttcCTCCGGAGAGTTTCGTGGTGACGTTAGGTGGTATACGGATCCCGTCATCGG GTTTCTAACGAGTACAAATTCAGCGTTACTAGCCAACATCTATCCTTACTTCAGCTACGTAGACAATCCACgtgacatctctctctcttacgcTCTCTTCACTTCTCCTTCCGTTGTCGTATGGGACGGCTCTCGCGGCTACCAAAACCTCTTCGACGCATTGCTTGACGTCGTTTACTCCGCTGTCGAACGATCAGGGGGTGGATCTCTTCCCGTGGTCGTGTCCGAGAGCGGATGGCCTTCGAATGGAGGAAACGCGGCGAGCTTCGACAACGCGCGAGCTTATTACACGAATCTTGCGGCCCGAGTGAGAGAGAACAGAGGAACGCCGAAGAGACCTGGAAGAGGAGTTGAGACGTACTTGTTTGCTATGTTTGATGAGAATCAGAAGAGTCCTGAGATTGAAAAGAACTTTGGTTTGTTTTTCCCTAATAAACAGCCGAAATTTCCGATCACGTTCTCCGCCGTGACAGCTGGTACGGCtgttgagtga